A section of the Piliocolobus tephrosceles isolate RC106 chromosome 14, ASM277652v3, whole genome shotgun sequence genome encodes:
- the ZBTB26 gene encoding zinc finger and BTB domain-containing protein 26 produces the protein MSERSDLLHFKFENYGDSMLQKMNKLREENKFCDVTVLIDDIEVQGHKIVFAAGSPFLRDQFLLNDSREVKISILQSSEVGRQLLLSCYSGVLEFPEMELVNYLTAASFLQMSHIVERCTQALWKFIKPKQPMDSKEGCEPQSASPQSKEQQGDARGSPKQDSPCIHPSEDSMDMEDSDIQIVKVESIGDVSEVRSKKDQNQFISSEPTALHSSEPQHSLINSTVENRVSEIEQNHLHNYALSYTGSDNIIMASKDVFGPNIRGVDKGLQWHHQCPKCTRVFRHLENYANHLKMHKLFMCLLCGKTFTQKGNLHRHMRVHAGIKPFQCKICGKTFSQKCSLQDHLNLHSGDKPHKCNYCDMVFAHKPVLRKHLKQLHGKNSFDNANERNVQDLTVDFDSFACTTVTDSKGCQPQPDATQVLDAGKLAQAVLNLRNDSTCVN, from the coding sequence ATGTCTGAAAGATCAGATCTCCTTCACTTCAAGTTTGAAAATTATGGAGATTCAATgttacaaaaaatgaacaaattaagagAAGAGAATAAATTTTGTGATGTTACAGTTCTCATAGATGATATTGAGGTACAGGGACATAAAATTGTGTTTGCTGCAGGTTCCCCCTTCTTAAGAGACCAATTTTTACTGAATGATTCCAGAGAGGTGAAAATCTCCATATTACAGAGTTCCGAAGTGGGGAGACAATTGCTCTTATCCTGTTATAGTGGTGTGCTGGAATTCCCTGAGATGGAACTGGTAAATTACTTGACTGCTGCAAGTTTTCTCCAGATGAGCCACATTGTAGAACGGTGCACACAGGCCCTGTGGAAGTTTATAAAGCCAAAACAACCAATGGATAGTAAAGAGGGATGTGAACCACAGAGTGCTTCTCCCCAGTCAAAAGAACAGCAGGGAGATGCCAGAGGCTCCCCAAAACAGGACTCACCTTGTATTCATCCATCTGAAGACAGTATGGATATGGAGGACAGTGATATTCAGATTGTTAAGGTAGAATCTATTGGGGATGTATCAGAGGTTAGAAGTAAAAAAGATCAGAACCAGTTTATTTCTTCTGAACCCACTGCTTTACATTCATCAGAGCCCCAGCACTCCCTGATAAATTCAACTGTGGAAAACAGAGTAAGTGAAATAGAACAAAACCATCTCCACAATTATGCCCTTTCTTATACAGGCAGTGATAACATCATCATGGCCTCAAAAGATGTCTTTGGCCCTAATATTCGAGGTGTAGACAAAGGCCTACAGTGGCATCACCAATGCCCAAAGTGTACCAGGGTGTTTCGTCACCTGGAGAACTAcgccaaccatttaaaaatgcacaaactCTTTATGTGTCTACTCTGCGGCAAGACTTTTACTCAGAAAGGCAACCTTCATCGACACATGCGTGTGCATGCCGGAATTAAACCTTTCCAGTGTAAAATCTGTGGGAAAACCTTTTCTCAGAAGTGTTCCTTACAGGATCATCTTAACCTTCACAGTGGAGATAAGCCCCATAAGTGTAACTATTGTGATATGGTTTTTGCACATAAACCAGTTTTGAGGAAACACCTTAAACAGCTGCATGGCAAAAACAGCTTTGATAATGCCAATGAGAGAAATGTACAAGACCTCACAGTGGATTTTGATTCTTTTGCATGTACAACAGTCACAGACTCTAAAGGGTGTCAGCCACAACCCGATGCAACACAGGTCCTGGATGCAGGTAAACTGGCCCAAGCTGTCCTGAACTTAAGAAATGATAGTACTTGTGTGAATTGA